In the Fusarium oxysporum f. sp. lycopersici 4287 chromosome 9, whole genome shotgun sequence genome, one interval contains:
- a CDS encoding alpha-1,3-glucosyltransferase encodes MSFRASLQSSTHALSSFINRTALVNDDYRYLEVTMAGPSPSPHKPRRKANTKKPGNGGSEKAPRTEALVRAPAFPLAAFLWPARTSLSQWEVLPVILMVVGLFRWAAGLWGYSGFSKPPMFGDYEAQRHWMEVTTQLPISQWYFHDLQWWGLDYPPLTAYHSWLLGKIGSLIDPSWFALFTSRGNQDSNLKIFMRATVIISEYLIYVPAAIVFVRRYSRLQGVTNWTAWLALVAILMQPATILIDHIHFQYNTVMLGFVMASMSSMLAERYKWAAVFFVGALGFKQMALYYAFSVFSYLLGRCVYPRLDFTRLFGIALVTAVSFAILILPLVLGTLYDKSQGIDAHGDSKDPPSLPLFPQLVEILDTKAFYWPIVEQLVQMVHRVFPFARGLFEDKVANFWCAANVLIKLRQWPTALLQKAALGATLGSIIPPNIILFLRPRKSTLPLAFAATAWGFFLFSYQVHEKSVLLPLMPMTLLLAGKHGLNKDTRAWVGFANLLGVWTMFPLLKRVDLRIPYAVLTLLWSYLLGLPPTSLSAYFQEGQAAWLQWGTALLHLLFYVAMGAWHVLDTFVTPPADKPDLWVVANVGVGAAGFIICYLWCFFKLIQESDLLPGGSTSKKDKKSKTL; translated from the exons ATGTCATTTAGAGCTTCGCTTCAGAGCTCCACGCACGctctctcctccttcatcaaccGAACCGCTCTTGTTAATGACGACTATCGCTATCTCGAGGTGACAATGGCTGGTCCTTCTCCGTCACCGCACAAGCCTCGTCGCAAGGCTAATACTAAGAAGCCTGGCAATGGCGGCAGCGAAAAGGCTCCTCGCACAGAAGCCCTAGTACGGGCGCCCGCGTTCCCTCTTGCGGCGTTTCTATGGCCTGCGCGGACTTCTTTGTCGCAATGGGAGGTTCTGCCTGTGATTCTCATGGTGGTTGGTCTTTTTCGATGGGCTGCTGGTTTGTGGGGATATTCTG GGTTCAGTAAACCGCCCATGTTTGGAGACTACGAAGCGCAGCGGCATTGGATGGAGGTCACGACACAGCTTCCCATATCGCAATGGTATTTCCACGATCTTCAATGGTGGGGTCTCGACTACCCTCCCCTGACGGCCTACCACAGCTGGCTTCTGGGCAAGATTGGCTCTCTCATCGATCCCTCGTGGTTCGCGCTCTTCACCTCTCGAGGAAACCAGGAttccaacctcaagatcttcatgAGGGCTACAGTCATTATCTCGGAGTACCTCATATACGTCCCAGCCGCCATTGTCTTCGTGCGACGATATAGCAGACTCCAAGGGGTTACCAACTGGACAGCATGGCTTGCGCTCGTCGCGATCCTAATGCAGCCTGCCACCATTCTTATCGACCATATTCACTTCCAGTACAACACCGTTATGCTCGGATTTGTCATGGCGAGCATGTCGAGTATGCTGGCTGAGCGCTACAAGTGGGCTgctgtcttcttcgtcggcgCGCTGGGATTCAAGCAGATGGCGCTGTATTATGCCTTCAGTGTCTTCTCGTATCTTCTCGGTCGCTGCGTTTACCCTCGACTTGACTTTACCAGGCTGTTCGGTATTGCTCTTGTCACAGCCGTTTCTTTTGCCATCCTAATCCTGCCTCTGGTTCTTGGCACACTCTATGACAAGAGCCAGGGCATCGATGCTCATGGAGATTCCAAGGATCCTCCTTCGCTTCCCTTATTTCCTCAGCTTGTCGAGATTCTAGACACTAAAGCCTTTTACTGGCCTATTGTGGAACAGTTGGTTCAGATGGTCCACCGTGTCTTCCCATTCGCGCGTGGTCTGTTCGAGGACAAGGTTGCCAACTTTTGGTGCGCTGCCAATGTCCTTATAAAACTCCGACAGTGGCCAacagctcttcttcaaaaagCAGCTCTTGGTGCTACTCTTGGTTCGATTATCCCGCCTAACATTATCCTCTTCCTGCGACCACGAAAGTCCACACTTCCTTTGGCTTTTGCTGCCACAGCTTGGGGCTTCTTCCTGTTTAGCTACCAGGTGCACGAGAAGAGTGTCTTGCTTCCATTGATGCCCATGACCTTACTTCTGGCTGGAAAGCACGGGTTGAACAAGGACACACGAGCTTGGGTGGGCTTCGCCAACCTCTTGGGAGTCTGGACTATGTTCCCTTTGCTCAAACGGGTCGACCTGAGGATTCCATATGCGGTTTTGACCCTCCTCTGGTCCTACCTGCTTGGTCTCCCACCGACCTCTTTGAGCGCCTACTTccaagaaggtcaagctgCCTGGTTGCAATGGGGTACAGCATTATTGCATCTGCTGTTCTATGTAGCCATGGGTGCGTGGCATGTTCTTGACACATTTGTAACACCTCCTGCTGATAAGCCTGACCTCTGGGTTGTGGCAAATGTTGGAGTTGGTGCTGCAGGTTTCATTATCTGTTATCTATGGTGCTTCTTTAAGCTTATCCAAGAGAGCGACCTACTGCCTGGAGGCTCAACAAGTAAGAAGGATAAAAAGAGCAAGACCTTGTAG
- a CDS encoding 50S ribosomal protein LP2, which produces MKHLAAYLLLGLGGNTSPSAADVKAVLESVGIEADDERLNTLISELEGKDIQELIAEGSEKLASVPSGGAGGAAAGGAAAAGGAAEEAKEEEKEEEKEESDEDMGFGLFD; this is translated from the exons ATGAAGCACCTCGCAGCttaccttcttctcggcctcggaGGCAACACCTCCCCCTCTGCCGCCGATGTCAAGGCCGTTCTCGAGTCCGTTGGCATTGAGGCCGACGACGAGCGCCTCAACACCCTGATCTCCGAGCTTGAGGGCAAGGACATCCAGGAG CTCATTGCTGAGGGCTCTGAGAAGCTCGCTTCCGTTCCCTCCGGCGGTGCTGGCGGTGCCGCCGCTGGTGGTGCTGCTGCCGCTGGCGGTGCCGctgaggaggccaaggaggaggagaaggaagaggagaaggaggagtcCGACGAGGATATGGGCTTCGGTCTCTTCGACTAA